A window of the Gossypium hirsutum isolate 1008001.06 chromosome A03, Gossypium_hirsutum_v2.1, whole genome shotgun sequence genome harbors these coding sequences:
- the LOC107887919 gene encoding transmembrane emp24 domain-containing protein p24delta9 produces MMMIGWMVLLVGVLLVPSSQSLRFDIQSGKTKCISEDMKSNSMTVGKYQVINPNQDRHHLLPDSHQLNVKVTSSHGHIFQWVEKVEKGQFVFTAMEQGNYMACFSAPEHWPLITWTIDFDWKTGVQFKDWFNVAKKGHVDVSLFIY; encoded by the coding sequence ATGATGATGATAGGATGGATGGTATTGTTAGTGGGGGTGTTGTTGGTCCCTTCATCCCAATCATTACGGTTCGACATACAATCGGGAAAGACTAAGTGCATCTCGGAAGACATGAAAAGCAATTCAATGACGGTGGGGAAGTATCAAGTTATCAATCCCAACCAGGACCGTCATCACCTATTGCCTGATTCTCACCAGTTGAACGTCAAGGTAACGTCGTCGCATGGCCATATTTTTCAGTGGGTGGAGAAAGTAGAGAAAGGACAGTTTGTATTTACGGCGATGGAGCAGGGAAATTACATGGCTTGCTTTTCGGCACCGGAGCATTGGCCTCTGATTACCTGGACCATTGATTTTGACTGGAAGACAGGTGTTCAGTTTAAGGACTGGTTTAATGTTGCCAAGAAAGGCCATGTCGATGTAAGTCTCttcatttattga
- the LOC107887369 gene encoding integrin-linked protein kinase 1 isoform X1 produces the protein MSSSKAGGEPSARGSTSSDRQKEKARLSRTSQILWHAHQNDASAVRKLLQEDRSLVNARDYDNRTPLHVASLHGWIDVATCLLEFGADVNSQDRWRNTPLADAEGAKKHKMIELLKSYGGLSYGQNGSHFEPKPVPPPLPNKCDWEVDPSELDFSNSNIIGKGSFGEILRASWRGTPVAVKRILPSLSDDRLVIQDFRHEVNLLVKLRHPNVVQFLGAVTDKKPLMLITEYLRGGDLHQYLKEKNGLNSSAAINFALDIARGMAYLHNEPNVIIHRDLKPRNVLLVNTSADHLKVGDFGLSKLIKVQNSHDVYKMTGETGSYRYMAPEVFKHRKYDKKVDVFSFAMILYEMIEGEPPFSNHEPYEAAKLVAEGHRPNFRSKSFLPELRDLTGKCWASDMNQRPSFLEILKRLEKIKGNAPSDSHWNIFS, from the exons ATGAGCTCAAGCAAAGCCGGCGGAGAACCGTCGGCGCGGGGATCGACCTCTTCGGACAGGCAAAAGGAGAAGGCCAGACTGAGCCGGACTTCGCAGATCTTATGGCATGCTCATCAGAATGACGCCTCCGCTGTACGCAAGCTTCTCCAGGAGGATCGGTCTTTGGTCAATGCTAGGGACTACGACAACCGTACGCCTCTCCACGTCGCTTCACTCCATGGTTGGATCGACGTCGCCACTTGCCTCCTCGAGTTTGGCGCCGACGTCAACTCCCAAGATCGGTGGAGGAATACG CCATTAGCCGATGCAGAAGGAGCTAAGAAACATAAAATGATCGAACTATTAAAATCATATGGTGGATTATCTTAT GGACAAAATGGAAGCCATTTTGAGCCAAAGCCAGTTCCACCTCCTCTACCTAACAAGTGTGACTGGGAAGTTGACCCTTCTGAGCTGGACttctcaaattcaaatatcataGGGAAG GGGTCATTTGGTGAGATTTTAAGGGCCAGTTGGCGAGGAACACCTGTAGCTGTCAAACGCATTCTTCCATCACTTTCAGATGACAGATTGGTGAT TCAGGATTTCCGGCATGAAGTGAATTTGCTCGTAAAGCTCCGCCATCCAAATGTAGTTCAATTCCTCGGAGCTGTCACTGACAAGAAGCCTCTTATGTTAATTACTGAATATTTAAGAGGG GGTGATCTTCATCAGTATCTCAAGGAAAAGAATGGACTCAATTCATCAGCAGCCATCAACTTCGCATTGGACATTGCTAG GGGTATGGCTTATCTTCACAATGAGCCAAATGTCATAATTCATCGAGATCTAAAACCAAG GAATGTGCTTCTGGTAAACACCAGCGCAGACCATTTGAAAGTTGGAGACTTTGGACTAAGCAAGCTCATCAAGGTCCAAAATTCTCATGATGTCTACAAAATGACAGGCGAAACAGGGAGTT ATCGTTATATGGCTCCTGAAGTTTTCAAGCACCGGAAATATGACAAAAAGGTTGATGTTTTCTCTTTTGCGATGATACTTTATGAG ATGATTGAAGGAGAACCACCATTCTCAAATCATGAGCCTTATGAAGCAGCAAAGTTAGTGGCAGAGGGTCACCGGCCTAATTTTCGTTCAAAGTCATTTCTCCCTGAACTGAGAGA CTTAACAGGTAAGTGCTGGGCTTCTGACATGAACCAAAGACCTTCTTTCTTGGAAATTCTCAAGAGGCTTGAAAAGATAAAGGGAAATGCACCCAGCGACAGTCATTGGAATATATTCAGTTAA
- the LOC107887369 gene encoding integrin-linked protein kinase 1 isoform X2 — MSSSKAGGEPSARGSTSSDRQKEKARLSRTSQILWHAHQNDASAVRKLLQEDRSLVNARDYDNRTPLHVASLHGWIDVATCLLEFGADVNSQDRWRNTPLADAEGAKKHKMIELLKSYGGLSYGQNGSHFEPKPVPPPLPNKCDWEVDPSELDFSNSNIIGKGSFGEILRASWRGTPVAVKRILPSLSDDRLVIQDFRHEVNLLVKLRHPNVVQFLGAVTDKKPLMLITEYLRGGDLHQYLKEKNGLNSSAAINFALDIARGMAYLHNEPNVIIHRDLKPRNVLLVNTSADHLKVGDFGLSKLIKVQNSHDVYKMTGETGSYRYMAPEVFKHRKYDKKVDVFSFAMILYEMIEGEPPFSNHEPYEAAKLVAEGHRPNFRSKSFLPELRE, encoded by the exons ATGAGCTCAAGCAAAGCCGGCGGAGAACCGTCGGCGCGGGGATCGACCTCTTCGGACAGGCAAAAGGAGAAGGCCAGACTGAGCCGGACTTCGCAGATCTTATGGCATGCTCATCAGAATGACGCCTCCGCTGTACGCAAGCTTCTCCAGGAGGATCGGTCTTTGGTCAATGCTAGGGACTACGACAACCGTACGCCTCTCCACGTCGCTTCACTCCATGGTTGGATCGACGTCGCCACTTGCCTCCTCGAGTTTGGCGCCGACGTCAACTCCCAAGATCGGTGGAGGAATACG CCATTAGCCGATGCAGAAGGAGCTAAGAAACATAAAATGATCGAACTATTAAAATCATATGGTGGATTATCTTAT GGACAAAATGGAAGCCATTTTGAGCCAAAGCCAGTTCCACCTCCTCTACCTAACAAGTGTGACTGGGAAGTTGACCCTTCTGAGCTGGACttctcaaattcaaatatcataGGGAAG GGGTCATTTGGTGAGATTTTAAGGGCCAGTTGGCGAGGAACACCTGTAGCTGTCAAACGCATTCTTCCATCACTTTCAGATGACAGATTGGTGAT TCAGGATTTCCGGCATGAAGTGAATTTGCTCGTAAAGCTCCGCCATCCAAATGTAGTTCAATTCCTCGGAGCTGTCACTGACAAGAAGCCTCTTATGTTAATTACTGAATATTTAAGAGGG GGTGATCTTCATCAGTATCTCAAGGAAAAGAATGGACTCAATTCATCAGCAGCCATCAACTTCGCATTGGACATTGCTAG GGGTATGGCTTATCTTCACAATGAGCCAAATGTCATAATTCATCGAGATCTAAAACCAAG GAATGTGCTTCTGGTAAACACCAGCGCAGACCATTTGAAAGTTGGAGACTTTGGACTAAGCAAGCTCATCAAGGTCCAAAATTCTCATGATGTCTACAAAATGACAGGCGAAACAGGGAGTT ATCGTTATATGGCTCCTGAAGTTTTCAAGCACCGGAAATATGACAAAAAGGTTGATGTTTTCTCTTTTGCGATGATACTTTATGAG ATGATTGAAGGAGAACCACCATTCTCAAATCATGAGCCTTATGAAGCAGCAAAGTTAGTGGCAGAGGGTCACCGGCCTAATTTTCGTTCAAAGTCATTTCTCCCTGAACTGAGAGA GTAA
- the LOC121220122 gene encoding uncharacterized protein has product MDEGELSDGLSEWELIQAPAHSTPLITPLAEQHMVATATTKDNSPQHQHHLSVFPPSCRDGLEEEEEVNSSVTSWSMIKGDGANSWSLKNTSAIGKILTNGALKLAARVGYYVGFGWGVWSGNIVVAAMLLSFLYAKVRLWGGRVKKAKKDPLIRLIQEKDQKMKQLLFQIGEMNEILLSAGRRRVPVVRLSC; this is encoded by the exons ATGGATGAAGGCGAGTTATCGGATGGGTTAAGTGAGTGGGAGCTAATCCAGGCCCCAGCACATTCAACTCCTCTCATCACACCATTAGCGGAACAACACATGGTAGCTACTGCTACCACCAAAGACAACAGCCCCCAACATCAACATCACTTGTCTGTCTTCCCCCCAAGTTGCCGTGATGgcttagaagaagaagaagaagtgaaTTCTTCAGTGACCTCTTGGTCGATGATCAAAGGAGATGGAGCAAACTCATGGTCTTTGAAGAATACAAGTGCCATCGGTAAAATCCTGACTAATGGGGCTTTAAAACTTGCTGCTAGGGTTGGATATTATGTGGGATTCGGATGGGGGGTTTGGTCAGGTAATATAGTCGTGGCAGCTATGTTGCTGTCATTTTTGTATGCCAAAGTTAGGTTGTGGGGTGGCAGAGTGAAGAAGGCGAAGAAGGACCCATTGATACGTTTGATTCAAGAGAAAGACCAG AAGATGAAGCAGCTGTTGTTTCAGATCGGCGAAATGAATGAGATATTATTATCAGCAGGAAGACGCAGGGTTCCAGTGGTTCGACTCAGCTGCTGA